GTTTAGATACAGGGCGATTCATGTACCAGAAGGGCGCAACATTGGGTGCCTTGTTGGAAAATGGCCAATTTGAGAACTGGGCTGACTCTGGCCTTGCCGATAATAGCCAATAGACTGACACTTCGACTGATGTTGACACTGACCATAAAAACCAGCTTCATGGAGTTCAACATGGAGCTGTAATGGTGAATATGGTCCAAGTCAAAAAGTAGTGATCAAAAGACTCTTCGCAGGCTTGCTCAGAATCGAAAAGCTGCAAGGAAGAGTAGATTGAGGACAAAAGCCTATGTCCAGCAGCTTGAGAGTAGTCGACTCAGGCTTACAGAACTATAGCAAGAGCTTCAAAGGGCACAGCAGCAGGGTATTTTTATAGCATCTGGACTTTCTGGGGACCATGGCCATACAGTTGCGGGAAATGCTGCTTTGGCATTTGACATGGAATATGAAGACATACATGCAGTCAATATGAGGGAAATGATATTCATAATGATATATGTCTCCTTTGACATGATTCTTGGTGCCTATCTCATTAGTAACATGACAGCATTAATCGTAAAAGGATCCAAGACAGAGAAGTTCAGAGATAAAATGGCAGATGTTATTAAGTATATGAACAGAAATAAACTTGAAAGGGATCTCCGTAATCAGATCAAAGGCCACTTGCGTTTACAGTACGAAAGCACATACACTGAGGCTGCCGTTCTTCAGGATATTCCCATCTCTATTAGAGCTAAGATTTCCCAATCTATATATCTGCCATACATTGAAAATGCATCTCTTTTCAAGGAATGCTCTTCAGCGTTTATTAATCAGATTATTATTAGACTCCATGAAGAATTTTTTCTCCCAGGAGAAGTAATAATGGAACAGGGAAATGTTGTGGATCAACTCTATTTTGTTTGTCATGGTGTGTTGGAGGGAAAAGAATCCAATCTCCGAGTTAGGCAACTGGAATCAGACATCTCATTTCACATCAGAAGACAAGAAGCTGAGCTAGCTTTGAGGGTGAATGGTGCTGCATATAATAGTGCTGCATCAAAAGTTTGATACGAGCGGGAGCTGATCCTAACAAAACCGATTGTGATGGAAGATCTCCCTTGTATCTTGCTGCATCGAAAGGATATGAAGATATTACAAGTTTCCTTATTCGACACCCGGTAGATATCAATCTTAAAGATAAGTTCGGAAATACACCCTTGctagaatcaataaaaaatggACACGACTAATTAAAGAAGGAGCTTCCTTAAACATAGATGATGCTGGTAGTTATCTGTGTACGGCAGTGGCAAAGGGGGACTCAAACTTTTTGAGAAGGCTTTTGTCTAATGGGGTTGATCCTAACTCTAGAGGTTACGACCATCGAACCCCCCTTCATGTAGCTGCCTCTGAGGGCTTATATATCATGGTAAAGCTTTGGTAGAGGCTGGGgctagtgttttttttttccaaagacAGATGGGGAAACACTCCACTTGATGAAGCCTGAATGTGTGGCAACAAGAATTTGATCAAGTTACTGGAAGATGCAACATGGGAGCCTTTATCTGCTATTCAGTCCAAATTTCCTCATCTTCATCCTTGAGGTCAAGGATGTGTTTGTGGGAGGGAGTATTGTTACGGGATAGAATAATAGCAGGAAAAAGAATTTGctaaaattgatttagttaCTGAAAACGGAGGGTTTTGGGTATTAGCTAAACGGTGAGTTTTAGTTGTTAATTGGACAGTGCATTTTGGTGAGTATTAGTTACTGTTTGTTATGTTTTCTTTTGCTTGAAATATGCAAGTGTTGCATGGGAAGGAAGTTATCGAATTACAGAAGAAATTTGTTATCTGTTTTCTCCCctctttcttccttttctcccttttctttCCTCCAAATTCTCTGCTCGATTTCAATTCTTATCAAAATACTGatataaacttgaatttaactaaagaattttaattgtattcacAATTGTAATTAGGTTTTAAATctaagaaatagaaaatttaaattccaaatgtaaatattttaatctcactaaaattaaggttaattaatacttcaatacaaataaaaaaaggttaattttgtcCTACCAaactttttttacttttcaagaaAGCAactttttaaggaaaaaaatccCATTACTTGTGGGAAATAACTCAGTTACATTCGAAAGAaaatcaactaatttttgttaaatttattgaaaaatgatAACATTCCATCGTATCAAACATCCTATAAGAGTTCAATAGTAAACTGTCTAAAATCCTATCGAGTTAAAAACTAATCTAAAACAATATACGCTCTTGATAGATGTCCAATGCCTCGATAACCTTCTCGATGAATAGTTTCCGGTGCAATCTGTACCTGAATATGTAAAAAGGTAAGAGAGACTTCAACTCGGACTGTAATTAAGAATTAAAACCTTAATGCATGAGAGGAAAAGGTATGTTATGTCAGAATCACATACTTGATTGCTGTTTCAAGTGTCCTCCTTGCTTCTGGCATAGATTCTGTAGTtgtaaaatgaatcaaaaatcaaatatatcagACCATGGCTCATGTTCTAGTTGATAAGTAGcagatttttgaaaatttacagtAATAAACAATAGAAGTTGTTCATAGTGCCAGTTTAAAtggtaaaagtactatggacggtactaggagtcagattgcattttgcccctctactcaacaaatgggCAAAATAGTCCCTGTATACTAGATCAAAGagtgaattggtcatttctgttaaaatttttattcatttatactattaaaaactgacGTGACTGACAAAATAACCGGACAGTGACCACATGACGTGCCATATGTACCTCATGCTATTGTACAAGACTAGTTTATAACCGTAAGAATGAAcagaatttttaatagaagtatcaatttgctttttgatttaaccgacaaggattaatttgtttattttttagtagagaggGTAAAATATAATCCAACTCCTAATACTAGGGCCTCCATTATACTTTTACCTAGTTTAAACTGTACTTCAACCATGAAATTATCTTAGCACTTTATGTTTGAAGGAATTAGGACTCTGCAAACTTTAAGACTACCGACCAACCAGTTCAATTCTGTTGGTAACCTGAGCATTCTAATCTAATTTTAGATCGTGTAGGAAAGAATGTTAATTCTATCCACTAAGATAGATAAAATGTTCACCTAGTAATTTTTGGTCTTGCGCGGAAGTTGTAGGAAACTGTGCAAGGATCTGCTGACATTCTTCTTGTAACTCCTTCACAGCTTTCCTTTCCATGCTAGGGATCAGCGGAACATCGCCATCTGACCATGTGGGCAATGTTCTTGCAGCAGCTATGACTGCCCCGTCAACAAAATTATCTCCTTTATCTGCTAACTGACCTGAATGTTTTGTGAATATAAGGTGCTGAATTTTGTAGAAAATATTAACATTATCATTTGAGAAGTTCTGAAAAGTTAAAACTACTCATACTGTTATGATAATACTCTCCAGGGAGACCAGATATATTGAAGACCGACAAGAAAGAGTCCAAGTGAACATGTGCGTTGCCGGAGAATGGTATTGAATCCCAAGGATTCTGCAATGTTCAGGCCTTGACTAAGTCaggttaaaaaaaaagaagaagaagatttaaatatttatattgaggATTAAGGCTTTGCTTGGttggatggaaagaaaattggaaagatgGAAAACTGAAGGGGTAGAAAACTAGAAggatagaaaatataatttttctttcataatCTCTTCATTTTCTCTCCTCTTATTTTTCCAATTTGGAAGGATTGGTTTTTATGCGATAGAAAATGGTCATCcctcccattttcttttctctcacttttctttcaAACCAAgcacactcaaaatttattttccttccaCTTTTCCACTCCATCCTCCATCCCTCCACTTTTGCACCTAACCAAGCACACCCTAAAAGTTGAAGCTAATTACCACAGATGATGAGAATCCATATCGTTGCATGAGCATCTGATTTTGCTGTCCATTCATGTAATTGATGGTCATCTGTTAACATTATGGAATTGTAGATACATATCccataatgtaaataaaaaacactTAGGATCTAACATGGTTGATGGCTTTAAGAGGCAAACAGCAAAGACAACACAAAGCAGGCTAAACTTTATCACAAACTAAATGCTCCAATAGCTACAAAGAGACCAAAAAGACTACAAATAAACGATGGTTGGACCGCCCCTTGATGTTGAAAATTCACTTGAACAACATTAGAATTTAAAGAGAATATGGAATAACAATACCTCCTCTCCTTTTCTAATCCTCTGTCCAGCGTTTATCATCACCTCAACCATGCGATCCTTAAAACGCCAATGGAGAAAACAGTTTGgctgaaatgaatgatttagcATGTCTGCGCTGACAAATGGATACACATCAAAaagcatattaaaatattagataagtaagagaaataataacttaaagGAAATATGATGGCAGTCAATTTGTAGATAAGGCAGGGAGGTATTAGTGATGCCAAAACAGGCCAAAGCTTTGGTCGAAAAAGACAATAAATGAAGGAGAAACAGTTGAAAGGAATGGtctataagaaaaacaaaaaatcttgTCAAGCCCTGCAttacttttaactttttgacCAGCCATCATAGAGAAGAAGGCatagaaatgaaaaatagagGAGCCCCGTGCAGCAAGATCACCAGACCAGCATAGGGAATTAGCATATTTGCATCTTGAACTAGTGCACCGATCCTAACTTGCATGTTAATGCATCGTGACTGTGCAATGCTAACAGCCCAAATGAATCTCTCAGGATCACGAGCAAGGCGCTTTATTTTCAGAGGAACACCGGAATGCTGAGCGAGGTTAAGCACACAAACAAGTCATATTAGAGTGAGCAAGAACTTCTTTGAAGAAACGAGAGGTAAAATGTTTATTGTCATAATGATAGATGGGTTGCTTATACCCAGTTCTTTTCCCAAAATTCTAAGGCtcttaattgttgatttttcaTAGTTGAAACAAGATCAGGATCCTGCAGCTGTGAGAGGTCGTCCTGCAAGGATTGAGCAAGCTGTGAGTACAACAAGTTGCTTCCCACATAGTTACTCTTAGAATTATGCTAAAATCCCAATCCTTTGCCATTTAACAACCATAACCAATGCTTTAATGATATCATTAAGATACATCACTCCCACCATTAATTCATCAAAGACAAAAACTGTAATTTAGCAAAACATAAAAGGGAACTCGAAATAAAGTAAAAAGCAAGAAAATACACACACCTCAGTAGCAAGAAGCAAGCTAGTGCACTCATCAGCACTAGGTAAGAAGTCTCCATATAGTTGCCAAAAGTTATCCTCCTTATCAAATGCATACAAGAGAAGGCATGCCAATCTCAGATCCCAATCTGTCTGCCAAGAAAGACGCCATGAATTACATTGAAGAACAGCGCAATTAGTGTTATAGTACAAATCAAATAGTGTGCTAGTGAATTCACCAAATTTGAACAATAAATGCAGAAAacttgaaatgataatttaagtCTTTCATATAAAGGAAAATTCGAATTACCTCAGGATTGGTTGAGTTTATGATATCAAATATGGGATGACCTAGTGGCACTATATCCGGGAAGAACATCCATGGCAACTTCTGCCTTATTGTCAACATCAATTCCAAAGGTATTTCCATAATTACCTGTTCAGTCAAGTATTGAAAGCATAGTTACCAACACATACACACAGATATCATAGCAAGAGAATATATGGTAGAAAAGGGTTACAGTGAGAATTTAGAAGCAAATGACAAAAGTAAAACAGACTCTAGCACGACGAAGAGGTTCAACATCTTTGGAGGCATAGACTCCAAAACCATCAGGACCTTCCTTAAACTCAATTCCATAAGCTCTCATACTTCGAACATAACCTATCTTGTAGAAATCAGGGTCCGCAGGCTCCAACtataaaggaaaacaaaagcaactgaatgattttaaaaacccaaaacggaaaaaaaaaagtaataggAAGAGTGAATTGATAAGCCATGAGCATATACCTGAGAAGGAGATTCTTGAACTGGGGTAGGCTGAAAGAGTGGAAACGAAGGAGTTCCAACCGAAGCATTAATGGGTCTCAAACGATACTTGGTCGCTGGTGCTGGTGACCACCCATGACTATGAAAATGAGTACGACGATATTCTCTTTCTGGACAAGCATAGGTGAAGCACCCACTGACATGATGAAGGGGAACAAATGAGGCCGCCATTGGACTTTGGAGACTACAGGAAAGTGAGTCTATTGGAGTTCAAAATGGAACCATGATTGCATCACTGGCACTTTACTACTCCGGTACTGATAATTTCCTTTCGTTGTTAGGACAAGAAGATCAATTCTAACTcttaaaaactcgaaaagaaaaagCCATTACAAAACGTTATCCGCTCGCAACCAGAGACCAGGCTAGAGCATAGTGCGAAGGGGTGGCACAAATGGTAGCCCAGCCCATCATAGCCAGCCTCAGTCACGCATGGCCCATCCTATCTGTTAACTTGCATCTTCAAAAGGCCTGATTTTCGTTTCTTACAAGCTTTgatccatttttcttttaaacagAAAAAATGGGATATTTTCTATCGATTTTTAGAAATCCAGATATTCAagctcaatttcaatttttttaacaataattttgatCATATCTAGTTTTTTTGACATAATGTCTAGAATTGTACATAGTCTCTCCCCAAtccataaataagagaataatacGCTTTAGCGCATCCAAACCGACATCCTCTTGCATTAATAACAATGCACATATCAattgaactaaaactcaatcggctcgaatatttaatttgaatattttaaagttcaattaattttaacaaaacaagaaGAGGTTGATATAATACTACTAGGCCACCATTcatttgaaacttttttttgttttttttgcaCACCAAATTTGATGCTTCACCAACAGACCACATGCTTGTCAGGCATTTGAAACTTATTATCATATAGTGTGAAAATCAGGAAAAGGAGAAATTATTTATAGGATCTGAGTTGCTATTAATATGGTAATGGACCATGAATGGGTAGCAGTTATGGTCCAAAAGAATTTCTGTTGTATTGAATTGTTTTTgggataattaattaatcttcttattttatttgagtTACCTCTTTTCTATTATGTTTATCTATCCATATTATTGCTAGAATCTGTTCATTATGCTGGTGTCGTCATGACCTAGTtgaaaaacaaccaaaatattcaattttaacattcaaataaaataaagggtatAACTGTTGTCTAAAATAAAGtattaaagtattttttattaacaGTTAGTTCATTTATAAAAACTAACCGtattatatttctcaattttttatttccattGTTAATTGAGGGTGTATGGGAATTTAGGGGTATAATGTGATTGTATTCTGTCTGATCatataatgttataaaattataagattttaatttatttctgtCACTGATCGTTACCTAGAACAGCACTTGATGAAGATAATTAATCATCAAAGCATTATGTCGTGCATATAATTGATAAACAATTGCCTTACGCTTCAGAGCCTTCTGCAGTTCATCGAGAAAACTCCATGGATTTCATTTTAGGTGAAAACCTAGCAGTAAGTCAAACGCGGCTCAGACTTGTAGTTGaggaaaattttccttcatggTTAAGATTAAGTGATCTATATACTTGGCGCACTTACATGTATAAATTCACAAGTTCATTAGTAAGGAGTTACTAGCTATAAggtgaaaattgaaaagaagaaaaatgcatCATCCTCCACCACCTGCAGACGCCCATCATCCTCACCAATCCCACCACCCGCAATCGCCACCCCATGCTTCGGCTCCAGGTCCACCACATACTAATCACCCTCATTTAGATCATGCTCCTCCTCCAAGGCCAGGTCTTCATGCGCCACCACTAGGACCAAGTCATCCTCTGGGTTCAATACATGAGCATCCTCATCCAGGCTATGCTCCTCCTCCAAGGCCAAGTCCTCAAGCGCCACCACCAGGACCTGGTCATCCTCCAAGTCCACCACATGCCGGGCATCCTCCTCCAAGGCCAAGTCTCTATGAGCCACCACCAAGACCAGGTCATCCTCCAGGTCCACTACATGAGCATCCTCCAAGTCCACCACATGTTGAGCATCCTCCTCCAAGGCTAGATCCCCATGCGCCACCGTTAGGACCAGGTCATCCTCCAAGCCCACCACATAATGATCATCTTCATCCAGACCATGCTCCCCCTCCAGGGCCAGGTCCCCATGTGCCACCACCAAGACCTGGACATCCTCCAGGTGCATCACATGCTGAGCATTCTCATCCAGGCCATGCTCCTCCAGGACCAAGTCCCCATACGCCACCACCAGAACCAGGTCATCTTCCAAGTCAACCACATATTGGTCATCCTCATCCAGGCCAGATCCCCATGCACCACTACCAGGTCTAGGTCATCCTCCTGAGCCACACAAGCCTCGTCCATGACACCACACTGCATATCCAATACAATGTGAACCTTAGCTTGGTACTTGAGCGACTCTTTCACCAGTTTCGTGttatttatgtaataaattgATAGAAACTATttctactaaaataatttaataaaataaagtagcATGTTTGATATATTTTCTAGGTTATGGAGGATAagacttatatatattaaagagaCACTACCTTTCGTTGTAGGCATATAATGAACATTTGAAGAATATAATGAAATCAATTGAaagataaatgataatataatgcATTAACATTAAGagaattatctaaaaataaaaagtgaacattaacataataaaatgaaataaattaaaataagaaaacatgaATGTAGATGAGACTTGTGTATGGAAGGAAATAAGATAAATTGCCAAAATTAACTTAAGtgtagtgaaaaagaaaatgtcaacATATTGTCACTGTTAGAATCAAAACCACTAGTTTCAATCTGAAGTTAGCAATggatagatataaataaaatcaactttTATATCAATACtatttgtcgaaaccattttttttacaaggggtcgattttgattttgaaaacaaaaacaaacatgagagtcgccaccaatcctttttgatgaggtgggatcgggtcacctcgaaaaatgattattttttaatgaacggtttgatttattaaaacaacgatttcgGTTTACAGAATTCAGAATAAACAGATTCaagagtcggttacgtacgaggaaggattagcacccacgaaacgcccaaaattgatacctaattgattaattagtgtcttagtgtcgaaaattgaaaactttgaagagatttaaaatatgatcctttgtTAAAtttgcttaattgaatttttttttagaaaatggcAGATTTCACgttaattgaaaaaaagaattatgtcccgtaagttagtaCACAATATCTTAAATCACCAAAATGAGAATAAACACcgaaagttttattattttaaaggatatgcgatatcttaattttaaaaaaaaagaatcatatttcgtaagttagaacacgatcttttattaattcccgagatgattaaaaaatttatgttaaaaaaggGTTCGTGTATTCggatttatcgagaaaatcgaaaccccgtaagttaggaaaAAACTTTTTGAATTCAGAAATACGAAATATTGCTTATTTAGAACAACATTTTTAATGTATCAAGTAAAATGTAACACGATTTTgtagtaaaatgtgaaataaattacgGTGCTAATATACATAACagaataacaaaaaatacaTTAATGTGAACAACAATATAaagaacgaaaataaaataaaataaacaaaccaaaaataaaaagacaaataaTAAGGATAacgaactaaaatttaaaactaaagacttaatattatataaataaataacatagtTTAGTGTCTGCCGTTTTTGGCACGTTTCTTTGTCTGCCATTTTTTGGCACGTTTCTTTATTGTTCTGATTCAAGGTTTCTAGTTGGTTCTTGGGGCAGTTTTTTGGGGTGTTTTACTGGGGGATTCTCGctcaattttgttttgttttgattggtAGAGTGGGGTGGTTTAATGGAGGATGCGTTGGATAACTTGAGGCTACTGGATGATGAGGAGGAAGCGTTCCAAGGGGATGAAGAAGCGGCGGGTGGAGTTCATCAACTCTGTTTGGTGGGTCGATGCCTTACGGATAGTGTTGTTCACTTTCCCTCATTACATAATACGATGGCGGATCTCTGGCATCCTATAGGGGGCTTTGTATAACGGAGTTAGGGGAGAAACGAtatctctttcaattttttcatgagGTTGATCTTGAAAGGGTTCATACCGGTATACCGTGGTTTTTTAATAACCATTTACTCATATTACAAAAAGTTCCAGTTGGGGTAAATCCAGCAGCGATGAAGTTGAATCATTCGGAGTTTTGGATACAGGTTCACGAGTTGCCTCCGGGGCTGATGAGTGTGGCAATGGCAAAacaatttggggatttttgcgGTAAGTTTGTTGAGTATGATTCGTCCATTCCGTCTATGGGGGTCGAAATTATTTGCGTATTCGTGTTAGCTTAAATGTTGCTGTGCCGTTGAAGCGTAAAAAGAAAGTTCTGGTAGGGAAGTCTATGGTTGTTTATACTCGATTCAAGTATGAAAAGCTAAGTTTGTTTTGCTTTATTTGTGGTAAGTTAGGGCACGGGGAGAGCTACTGCCCTTGCCGACTAACTATTGATTCATCTAAAATAGTTTTTGGATGGGATTTTTCATTAC
This sequence is a window from Gossypium raimondii isolate GPD5lz chromosome 5, ASM2569854v1, whole genome shotgun sequence. Protein-coding genes within it:
- the LOC105767691 gene encoding protein PLASTID TRANSCRIPTIONALLY ACTIVE 14 isoform X1 translates to MAASFVPLHHVSGCFTYACPEREYRRTHFHSHGWSPAPATKYRLRPINASVGTPSFPLFQPTPVQESPSQLEPADPDFYKIGYVRSMRAYGIEFKEGPDGFGVYASKDVEPLRRARVIMEIPLELMLTIRQKLPWMFFPDIVPLGHPIFDIINSTNPETDWDLRLACLLLYAFDKEDNFWQLYGDFLPSADECTSLLLATEDDLSQLQDPDLVSTMKNQQLRALEFWEKNWHSGVPLKIKRLARDPERFIWAVSIAQSRCINMQVRIGALVQDANMLIPYADMLNHSFQPNCFLHWRFKDRMVEVMINAGQRIRKGEEMTINYMNGQQNQMLMQRYGFSSSVNPWDSIPFSGNAHVHLDSFLSVFNISGLPGEYYHNSQLADKGDNFVDGAVIAAARTLPTWSDGDVPLIPSMERKAVKELQEECQQILAQFPTTSAQDQKLLESMPEARRTLETAIKYRLHRKLFIEKVIEALDIYQERILF
- the LOC105767691 gene encoding protein PLASTID TRANSCRIPTIONALLY ACTIVE 14 isoform X2, whose protein sequence is MAASFVPLHHVSGCFTYACPEREYRRTHFHSHGWSPAPATKYRLRPINASVGTPSFPLFQPTPVQESPSQLEPADPDFYKIGYVRSMRAYGIEFKEGPDGFGVYASKDVEPLRRARVIMEIPLELMLTIRQKLPWMFFPDIVPLGHPIFDIINSTNPETDWDLRLACLLLYAFDKEDNFWQLYGDFLPSADECTSLLLATEDDLSQLQDPDLVSTMKNQQLRALEFWEKNWHSGVPLKIKRLARDPERFIWAVSIAQSRCINMQVRIGALVQDANMLIPYADMLNHSFQPNCFLHWRFKDRMVEVMINAGQRIRKGEEMTINYMNGQQNQMLMQRYGFSSSVNPWDSIPFSGNAHVHLDSFLSVFNISGLPGEYYHNSQLADKGDNFVDGAVIAAARTLPTWSDGDVPLIPSMERKAVKELQEECQQILAQFPTTSAQDQKLLESMPEARRTLETAIKYRLHRKLFIEKVIEALDIYQERILF